One region of Solanum pennellii chromosome 6, SPENNV200 genomic DNA includes:
- the LOC107021896 gene encoding long chain base biosynthesis protein 2a-like encodes MINIPYLTALSTYFSYGLLFAFGQFRDFFRKIFDWWNASNLQGYAPICLGLEDFYIRRLYLRIQDCFGRPICSPPDAWFDVVERVSNDNNKTLNRTTKVSRCLNLGSYNYLGFASSDEYCTPRVIESLKTFSASTCSTRVDGGTTTLHSELEVCVANFVGKPAAIVFGMGYVTNSAILPVLIGKGGLIISDSLNHNSIVNGARGSGSTIRVFQHNTPSHLEKVLREHIAEGQPRTHRPWKKIIVVVEGIYSMEGELCQLPEIVAICKKYKAYVYLDEAHSIGAVGRTGRGVCELLGVDAADVEIMMGTFTKSFGSCGGYIAGSKELIEYLKYTCPAHLYATSISPPAAQQIISSINVILGEDGSSRGAQKLAQIRENSNFFRSELQKMGFEVLGDNDSPVMPIMLYNPAKIPAFSRECLKRKVAVVTVAFPATPLLLARARICISAAHSRDDLIKALEVISEVGDLVGIKYFPVEPNKEQLEANRVKLE; translated from the exons ATGATCAATATTCCATACTTGACTGCCTTGTCCACCTATTTCAGCTATGGCTTGCTCTTTGCCTTTGGCCAATTTCGTGATTTCTTCAGAAAAATATTCGATTGGTGGAACGCCAGTAATCTTCAG GGATATGCACCTATCTGCTTAGGACTAGAAGATTTCTATATTCGTCGGTTGTATCTTCGCATTCAG GACTGTTTTGGAAGGCCAATATGCAGTCCTCCTGATGCTTGGTTTGACGTGGTAGAGCGTGTATCCAATGATAATAACAAGACACTAAA TCGGACCACAAAAGTTTCAAGGTGCCTGAACTTGGGATCATATAATTACCTTGGTTTTGCTTCTTCTGATGAATATTGTACCCCGCGTGTTATTGagtctttgaaaacattttccgCAAGCACATGCAGTACCCGTGTTGATGGAG GCACCACAACGTTACATAGTGAATTGGAAGTGTGTGTGGCTAATTTTGTTGGAAAACCAGCTGCTATTGTTTTTGGTATGGGTTATGTAACAAATTCAGCTATTCTTCCTGTCTTGATTGGAAAG GGAGGTTTGATCATCAGTGATTCTCTGAACCACAACTCTATTGTAAATGGTGCTCGAGGTTCTGGATCCACCATTCGTGTTTTTCAACATAACA CACCatcacacttggagaaagtCTTGAGAGAACATATTGCTGAGGGACAACCCAGAACCCACAGACCATGGAAGAAGATAATCGTTGTGGTCGAGGGTATATATAGTATGGAAGGGGAGCTTTGCCAACTCCCAGAGATTGTTGCGATATGCAAGAAGTACAAG GCATATGTGTATCTGGATGAGGCTCATAGCATTGGAGCAGTTGGAAGAACTGGAAGGGGGGTCTGTGAGCTCTTAGGAGTTGATGCTGCAGATGTGGAGATTATGATGGGAACTTTTACAAAGTCATTTGGATCATGTGGGGGTTATATTGCAGGATCAAAG GAACTTATTGAATATCTGAAGTACACTTGCCCAGCTCATCTTTACGCCACATCAATATCACCTCCAGCTGCCCAACAAATAATTTCTTCTATCAATGTTATACTTGGTGAAGATGGTTCTAGTAGAG GGGCTCAGAAGCTAGCACAGATACGTGAAAATAGCAACTTTTTCCGCTCTGAATTACAGAAGATGGGCTTTGAGGTTCTGGGGGACAATGATTCTCCAGTCATGCCCATTATGCTCTACAATCCAGCAAAAATACCTGCTTTTTCACGGGAGTGTCTCAAACGAAAA GTGGCAGTAGTGACAGTTGCTTTTCCAGCTACTCCTTTACTACTGGCCAGAGCACGAATTTGCATATCTGCTGCTCACTCAAGGGATGATCTTATTAAAGCGCTCGAG GTTATCAGCGAAGTTGGTGACCTAGTGGGCATTAAATACTTCCCTGTCGAGCCCAACAAAGAGCAGCTAGAAGCAAACCGAGTCAAGCTGGAATGA
- the LOC107023229 gene encoding mitochondrial import inner membrane translocase subunit TIM14-3-like, giving the protein MSTPLVVGTTIGAAALGARYLIRAWQTFKAAPRVRRFYPGGFDRDMTRREAALILGVRESAVLQKIKEAHRRVMVANHPDAGGSHYLASKINEAKDVLLGKTKGANSAF; this is encoded by the exons ATG TCAACTCCATTAGTTGTTGGGACTACCATTGGTGCTGCTGCTTTGGGAGCTAGATACTTGATAAGAGCGTGGCAAACGTTCAAAGCAGCACCCCGAGTGAGGAGGTTTTATCCTGGGGGCTTTGATCGGGATATGACACGGCGAGAAGCAGCATTGATTCTCGGAGTTAG GGAAAGTGCCGTCTTGCAGAAGATCAAGGAGGCTCACAGGAGAGTAATGGTAGCAAATCATCCAGACGCCGGTGGCAGCCATTATCTTGCTTCCAAGATCAATGAAGCCAAGGACGTGTTGTTAGGGAAAACCAAGGGAGCTAATTCTGCATTTTAA